AGGACCTTGTCTTGCATTGCGCCGACATCGCCGATGGTCGAGCCGAAATCCTTGTTGCCGAAATCGGAATGGCGATACTCGCCGCGCACCAGGATATTGTCGGTGACCGCGTGTTCGATGCCGCCGCCGGCCGTCCAGCCGATCAGGATGCCGTCCTTCTTTCCAGCGGCCGGAATGTCGACCTTGCCGCCGCCGGCTGCCACGCCTGCCGTTGCAAAGAACAGGGTTCGATCCCAAGCGTAACCTACCCGAGCTCGGCCGGAAGCATCCCATTCGAGGCTCGCATTGTCATTTTTCTCGAAGTTGTAATTAAAGTCGTTCTCGATGCCGTAGACGATATTTCCGGATTGGAAATTATAGCCGGCATGCAGGCCTGACATGCCGCTGTCTATATCCTGATCCGAGCCGAGGATCTTTGCCTGGCTCCAGGAATATCCGCCCTGGGCGCCGAGATAGAAGCCGGACCAGTCATAGGCTGAAGATACCTGCCCGGCGGACGGTGCTGCCGGCGTTTCATAGGTGAGATCGGCGGCAACGGCCGGAACGGCAACCGAAAGGGCCAGGACGGCGCAGGCGACTAATCTGATATGCATGGAGATGCCTCATGTTCATGGGAAGAAAAGCCGAGAGGGCGATTGCGACATCGCCCGGCTCTCAAGAAACCATGCCCCGCGCCGACGTTGCGGAGTGTCTTTTAACATTGAGATTTGTTGCGAACCCTCGCGAAGGATGGGGCGGCGCGGCACGCCGCGCCACCCATCACACGCCTGATCCCACCGAAGCAAAGAACCCCTCCGGGCTCTCGGCCTCCACCAGCCGCTTCCTCTCGATCAGCCAGAACCGGTTTCCCACCGCCCGCACGAAACTGCGGTCATGCGAGACCAGCAGGCAGCTCGCCTCGTGCGCCATCAACTCGCCCTCCAGCGCCTCCTGTCCCTCGATGTCGAGATGGTTGGTCGGTTCGTCGAGCAGGTAGAAGTTCGGTTCCGCAAGCCGCAGCACCAGCATGCCGAGCCGCGCTTTCTGGCCGCCGGACAGTTGGCCGATCGGTTTTGCCTGCATGTCGATCGTCATGCCGGCGCCGGCGAGCAAGCCCCGTGCCCGCTGGTCGCCGACATCGAAGCGGCGGATGATCGTGCCGATCGGCGTGTCGGTGTCGGCAAGATCGGCAAGCGCCTGGTCGCCATAGCCGAGTACCAGCGACGGCGTCGCCTTGATGCTGTCCCACGCCGTCTCCGGTCTTTCGATCGCCTGTTTCAGCATCGACACCAGCCGCGACTTGCCGGCGCCGTTGAGGCCGAGCAGCACGATGCGGTCACCCTGGCAGATGAATTGCCGGCCGGTCTTAAACAGCAGCGTTCCATCCGGCGTCGTCACTGCCGCATCCTCCAGCGTCATCAGCACCTTGGCATGCGTGCCGCGATTGGTAAGCCGGATGGCGCCGGCCGAGCGCTCCAGATGCGCCGGTTTTGCCGCATCCTCCAGCTTCCCCGCCCGCTGCCTGAGCTGCTTTGTCTTGACGACGAGCAGATCGCTGCCGGAGTTGATGCCGATATTGTTGAGCTTCGCCGCCTGCTTGCGCAGTTGCTCCGCCACCTTCATGTCGCGCTCATAGCGCCGGGCTTCGGAAGCGTCGGCCTCGTCGAGGGCGGCGCGCGCCCGGGTGTAGGGCAGGGCGAAGACCGGCGATTGCTCCGGCCGCAGGAACAGCGTCCGGTTGGTCGTCGCATCGAGGAAGGCGCGGTCGTGGCTAGACAGGATAACCGGCACGTCGCGCGGCAGCGCATTCAGCCAGCTCTCCAACTGAGCGATCTTTTCGAGATCGAGATGGTTGGTCGGCTCGTCGAGCAGAAGCACGTCGGGCTCGCTCACCCAGGTGCGGGCAAGCATGGCAAGTCGCTGCCAGCCACCGCTCAACTGCTTCAGCGGCCGGCTCCGCATGGCCTCCGGCATGTCGAGCGATTCCAGCACCACGTCGACCCGCCAGCTTTCGCTTTCGGCCTGGTCGGCCGGCAGCGCCTGCAGCACCGCATCGTAGAATGGCATGTCGAACAGGGCAGGCGGCACATTCTGCGCGACATGGCCGACGGTCAGCCCGCGCGCTTTGGTGATCTCGCCCTCGCTCGGCTCCAGCGCGCCGGTGATGCAGGCAAGCAGCGTCGATTTCCCCCGCCCATTGGCTGCGACGAGACCGATGCGGTCGCCGCCATTGACGACGAGATTGAGCTTGGAAAACAACGGATTGCCCAGCGTCACGCCGAGATTGCGGATATTGATAAGTGTCATGATCGTTCTCTGGTCTTGACCGGGTGGTCGCACGATCCGGGGCGTTCAGCCATCACGGGATTGCGCGGTTCGGGCCCGGGAAATGAGAGGAATGCGCGCTGTCATCTACGGCGCCACATTGGCCACGAAGGGCAGACCAGGAAGAGATGTCGAGAAACGGTCTCTGGTCAGCCCTGCAAACGCATTTGCAGGGCGTTGACGGGACCACGCTGGCGATGATGTCGAAAATAATATTGCATTGCGTGATCCTCCTTTCTCGAAAGGTTGCGGGATTCCAATAACATTGCCCGCGAAAAGAGGCAAGGGAGCCGGACCTGTGCCGATTCTAGCCATAAACCGCGCATAGGGGATTCTTCGGGACCGACCGGGAGAATAAGACGCATGCTCATTGCCCATTTGCCGGCAGGCTACCTTCTCGGGAGCGCCGCGCGGCAGCGGTCCGCCGCACCCGGCATCATGACCGCAGCCTTGATCGGCAGCGTATTGCCGGATTTCGACATGGTCTATTTCTTCCTGACCGGCGGTAAAGTCGACCATCACGACTATGTCTCCCACTGGCCGCTTTTTTGGCTCGGCTTCGCCGCCACGGCCCTGCCGGCGATCGGTCGACTGGCGCCGGACTGGCTTCCAACGGCCGCCGTCTTTTTCGCAGCCGTCATGCTTCACATGGTTATGGATACCGTCGCTGCGCCGATGCTTTGGCTCGCGCCATTCGATTGGTCGAAATTCGAGCTGACGACGGTGCCGGCGACCTACGGCAATTGGGTCGTGAGTTTCATGTTGCATTGGACCTTCGCTCTTGAACTCCTGATCTGCGTCACCGCGTTGATCGTCGCCGTCTGCCGGAACCGTCGCGTTGGAGGCCGGCAGCAGGCATGAGCCGGAATTATTCCGGGTCGGCTGGCGACAGTTCCAACCGCCGCGTGATCCCGATACTCCTGAGGAACGTTTCGTCGTGGCTGACGACAAGCAGCGCGCCGTCATAGGCGCGCAGTCCTGCCTCGACCGCTGATATCGATTCGATGTCGAGATGGTTGGTCGGCTCGTCGAGGATCAACAGCGGCGGCGGCGCCGAGCCGAGCACGCAGGCAAGGCCCGCCCGCAGCAATTGCCCGCCGCTCAGCGTCGATACGGTCTGCAGCGCGGCATCGGCTCTAAACATAAAGCGGGCAAGGGCGGCCCGGCAGGTATTTTCATCGGCCTGCGGATTGATCCGGCGAAAATTATCGCGGATCGAGGCCGACGGATCGAGCAGGCTGACCTTCTGATCGAGCATCGAGAGGTCGGTCAGGACGTTGACCGTGCCGGCCCAGGATTTCAACTCGCCGGTAATAAGCGCCAGCAACGTCGTCTTGCCCGAGCCGTTGCTGCCGGTGACGGCGATACGCTCCGGTCCCGTCACGTCGAAGGAAAGATTGCGGATGACGGGATCACCCGGCTGATAGCCCGATGTCACGCCATCCATTTTCAGCACGGTCTTGCTGGTCGGCAGCCCGGTTGGCGGCAGGGTGACCGACAAGGGCTGGAGGATCTCGATCTTCTCGCGCGCCGCCCTTGCCTCGTCCAGTGCCTGGGCGCGCCGGCGTTCGGCGAGGCGGGCATTGTCGCCACCCGTCGTTTCGCTCCGCTCCTTCATGCCGCCGAGCATGATGCGCGGTATGCCGCCCTTGGCCGCCATCTTCCGTCCAGTGCTGTCCCGTTGCGCCTGACGCTCCACCGTCGCCTGCGCCTTCCTCGCCACCTCGGCCATGCGTTTTTCGGCTTCAGTGAGATCATGCCGTGCCGCCGCGAGCTCGAGGGCCTTGCGCTCGCGATAATGGCTCCAGTTGCCGCCGTAGCGCGTGGCACCGAGCGACGTCAGTTCGACGATCGCATCGACGCTTTCGAGCAGTTCCCGGTCATGGCTGACGATGATGGCGCCGGCCCGCCAGCCTGACATCAGCGCGATCACCGCCTCGCGGCCTTCGCGATCGAGATTGTTGGTCGGTTCGTCGAGCAGCAGAAAGTCCGGTTCGGTGAAAACAAGCGCCGCAAGCCCGGCACGGGTGCGCTGCCCGCCGGAGAGCACAGCAAGCGGCGTCTCCGGCAGTGCGTCGAGCCCCGTCCGATTGAGCGCTGCGGCAATGCGCGCCTCTAGCCTCCAGTCCGCGGATGCCAGCTCGTCGGCCGTTGCCTCGCCGGCTTCGGCGCGGCGAAGAATAGCAAGCGCACCGGTCACGCCGAAGAGATCGGCGATCGTTTCCTCAGGCGCCACCTGAACACTCTGCCGCAGCACGCCGAGGCTGCCGCCGACGGATACTGTCCCAGAATGCGGCTGGATCTCACCGGCGACGAGTTTGAGCAGCGTCGTCTTGCCGACGCCATTGCGCCCGACGAGACCGGTACGCTCAGCCCCGAAACTCAGGTCGAGATTGGAAAAAAGCGGCCGCCCGTCAGGCGCGGACCATGAAATTTGGGAGAGGGTGATGGATGCAGGCATGGATATGGATGTCCCCGTTGGCAAGGCGAACTGGCGTTGCGATCGGGTTGAAATCCATTGCGGCACACATCCTGTTGAAATTGTCGATGGCAGGGAATTTAGGGAATAAAGGCTGAAGGTTCAAGCAAAACAGCCGACTTTCCGCGCCGTTTTTCTCGGCGGGCTTCATCCTGAGATTGCGCTCACCCTAGCCCTCTCCCCGTAAAAACGGGAGAGGGGACGTGCCCTGCGAGAGGTTGGTGGGGAACGGAGAGGTCGCGGCTTGTCCCCTTCGCCCCGCGAGCGGGGGTCCGAAGGAAGGGTCGAGACACGTGGCTCGACCCCGGTCGGTGCCGGCAGGCGGATGAGGGGCTGCACGACGCGCCACCGACGATATACCTAAAGCGGAGAAGACACTCAGCCCTACCGCTTCAAGCTCCCCAAGATCCCGCGCACCAGCGCCCGGCCGACTTGGGTCGCCACCGTGCGCGCCACGCTCTTCATTGCCGCTTCCACTACCGTTTCGCGCTGATAGCCGGAAGTCCGGCCGCGCGATTGGCCGCGGCCCTGGTTGTCGTCGTCATTGCCGCCGCCGAAGCCCGGGAGGCTCCAGCCGGATGTCGTGTTGCCCTGTTGCTGTGGTGCTTCTTCCTGGGCTCGCTTGGCGGCGTCGGCATCGGCCGCCTTCTTCGCCCGTGCCGCCAGAAGTTCGAAGGCGGATTCGCGGTCGATATCCTCGTCATAGATGCCGAGAACCGGGCTCCTGTCCATGATCTGACGGCGCTCGTCATCCGTCACCGGGCCGACGCGGCCGGAGGGTGGGCGGACCAGCGTGCGCTCGACGATCGAAGGCGCGCCCTTGGCCTCAAGCGTCGAGACCAGCGCCTCGCCGGTGCCGAGATTGGTTATGACGGTGGCGCAATCGAAGGCCGGATTCGCACGGAAAGTATCGGCCGCCGTCCGCACCGCCTTCTGCTCGCGTGGCGAATAGGCGCGAAGCGCGTGCTGCGCCCGGTTGCCGAGCTGGGCGAGCACCGTTTCCGGCACGTCGAGCGGGTTCTGCGTCACGAAATAGACACCGACGCCCTTGGAACGGATCAGCCGCACCACCTGCTCGACACGTTCGGTCAGCACCTTCGGCGCGTCGTTGAAGAGCAGATGCGCCTCGTCGAAGAAGAAGACGAGCTTCGGCTTGTCGGGGTCGCCCACCTCGGGCAGTTCCTCGAAGAGCTCGGAAAGCAGCCAGAGCAGGAAGGTGGCGTAAAGCCGCGGGTTCATCATCAGCTTGTCGGCAGCTAGCACCGAGATCTGGCCGTAGCCATTATTGCTGGTGCGCATGATGTCGGAAATCTTCAGCGCCGGTTCGCCGAAGAAATGCTCCGCACCCTGCTGTTCGAGAACGAGCAGCGCCCGCTGGATCGAGCCGACCGAGGCCTTGGAGATCAGCCCGTACTGGTTGGAAAGTTGGCTGGCGTTCTCGCCCATATAGTTCAGCAGCGAGCTGAAATCCTTGAGGTCGAGCAGCGGCAGACCGCCCTGGTCGGCGATCTTGAAGGCGATGTTGATAACGCCTTCCTGCGGTTCGGAGGCATCCATCAGGCGGGCGAGCAGCAGCGGTCCCATCTCGGCGATGGTGGTGCGCACCCGGTGGCCCTTCTCGCCGAACAGATCCCAGAAAATCACCGGAAACTGGTCGAATTCATAGTCGGTGAAGCCGATCTGCTCGGCGCGCTTCGTCAGGAAATCCTTGGGCTCGCCCTTGGCGGCGATGCCGGAAAGGTCGCCCTTGATGTCGGCCGCAAACACCGGAACGCCGGCCCGGGAGAAACCTTCGGCCAGCACCTGCAGCGTCACCGTTTTGCCGGTGCCGGTTGCGCCGGTGACGAGGCCGTGGCGATTGCCGAACTTCAGGTCGAGATATTCCGGCTTGTTGATGCTGTCATCGGGATTGCGGCTCGCGCCGATGAAAATCTTGCCTTCCTCGATCATTCGGAATGCTCCCTTGGGGCTCTGCCGCCATTTGTATGAGAAGGCGTGTTTCTGCCGCCTTCATCGAACCATCGTTTCCCTGTTATAAGCAGGCATGCGCATGCGGACAACTGTTTGCATTGAAAGCAAAACCGGACAAAGTGCGGCCCGGGGAGAGGCCGGCTTGAGTTACGGTTGAATCTCGATTAACGTTGACGTTAACGTCAAAAAACAGGAGGCTGACGATGAATGAAATTGTGACCCAGATCGCCGATCGCGTGGGTATTGCGCCTGATCTGGCCGAAAAGGCGCTCGGCATGATGCTCGGCTTCCTGCAGCGCGAGGCCGCCGATGGCCCGGTTGCCAAGATGATCGAAGCGATCCCAGGCGGCCCCGATCTCGTTGCCCAGTTCAATGGCGCAGGCGCCGGCGGCGGCGGTCTGCTCGGCGGGCTGATGAGTTCGCTCGGCGGTGGCGGCATCATGGGGCTCGGCCAGCAACTGATGGGCGAAGGCCTCGGCATGGGCGAAATCACCTCGCTTGCCAAGGAAACCATCGCGATCGCCAAGCAATATGCCGGCGAGGAGGTCGTCGACGAGGTCGTCGCTTCCGTCCCAGGCCTCAGCCAGTTCGTCTGAGCGGCGACGAGAAAGAGCCTTCGCGGCGTCGCCGCGAAGCTCATCATATTTTGCCCTGGTCCCGCTTGAAGAGGTGGCCAGGCGGCGGAAGGGCAAGCTGAACCTGAGGGAGCCGTACCTGCCGTTCATTTGGAAGGGGCTCGCCTGTCTGCTCACCGTTGTCGCTCTTCGAGGAGTTCGTCGGTGATATCACGCCCACGCGCAAACACGCCCAATATGATGACGTTATTGCCGCTCACTGAGAACGCCACGCTGACGCTGCGCCGATAGCCGATGATCCGGAGGCCGGGAATCCGCCTTCCCGCACCGTGCCCCGTTCCGGGAACGTCTCCAGGGCCTCGATGAAAGTGATCACTGCGTGAACGAAGTCGCCGGCGATGCCGGTTCCCGCCTCAACGGCGATATCGGCATAGAGCTTGTCGAGTTCGGCTTCTGCCTTCGGATGGTAGATAATGCGGTAGGCCATGCCCTACTTGGCTTTCGCCGCGTCATTCCGGCGCTTGGTTTCAAAGCGGGCGCGCACTGCCTCGGCCGGGATGCCGAGGCCCGGCTTGTTCACCAGGTCGTCGTAGCGCGCCGGAATTTCTTCATTGAGCCAGCGCTCGCGGGCCGCCTCATGATCCTCCAGGAGTCGCAGACCTGCACGGACAACCTCGCTGGCATTATTGTACCGGCCGGACTCCAGCTGCTTCCGGACAAATTCTTCGTAGTGGTTCCCGAGCGCAACGTTGGGCATGGTTTTCCTTTCCTTGTCGTCAATATGAAGCTGTCACACCGTTATGGCAATAGATGTCAATTTTTGACGTTAAACAGGTCGCTACTCCTCCGATCGTCTGGTGATCGGCGGTATCCGGCCGCGGTGGCCCTGATCGCCTTGCCTTGCAGCCTCCGCCCGCTAATTAACGGCTGCCCAATGGATGGAAGGAGAGCAGATGACCGTCTGGCGCCCATCGCAGCAGATCAGGGTGAAGGTGATCGGTCTTGCCTGGCGGAAAGACCGGCTGCTCGCAGCCGAAGTGGAGGATGACAGCGGCCGCATCAAGGGCGTTCGCCCGCTTGGCGGCGCCATTGAATTCGGCGAGAGCCGCGAAGAAGCCTTACACCGTGAATTCAGGGAGGAACTCGAGACCGATATCCGCATCGTCGGCCCCTGGCATCTGCTTGAAAACATCTACGAGCATCATGGCGCGACCGGTCACGAATTCATCTTCGCCGCCGATATCGAATTGGCCGATGCATCGCTCTATGAGCGCGACGAAATCCACTATTCCGAGCTCGACGAGACGGCGGCGACCGCGCGCTGGTTCGGTCGCGACAGCCTGCGGGACGTCGGCATCGATCTCTATCCGACAGGTCTCGACAGGCTGCTGTCGCGCTGGCGCGATTGAGCCGGAGATTGCCCGCTCTGAGGCGCCACATTCCGATCGCCAAACTTTGATCGTCCGCCCCCGCCTCTGGGGGAACAATGAGGTCGTTCTGCTGTTTCTGTCGCATCGCTGAAACCATAGGGAATAGCATCATGCGTATGTTTCTTGCAGCAGCCTCGATCATTCTCCTCGGCTTCGCCGCTCCGGCCTTCTCCCAGGCGCTTGCAGATATGGACTCTAGCGGCCGCTTCGGCGGCATGCCACCCGGCACGGTGCCGGGGGCGGAATCCAATGGCGGGCTCATGATTCCGCTCGATCCAGTCGAAACCGGCGATATCACCGTCGTAATTACGTCCGATCGGACCACCTGCCCGCGGCCCGGAACGCGTCAGTACCGCATCGCCGAGCGCGACGGTACGCTAACCGATGCCTGCCGCTGACAGGGATAGTCCCGATGTAGAAAGCAGGGCCGGCTATTTGCCGTCCTTATGTAGTATAACGCCGAGTTCATGCCACTCCCGTCTGTCGCGCTGTATCAGTTCGTCGGCGCAGATCGGTCCCATGCTGCCCGGCGCGTAAGCGTCAGGCACGCTCTCATCCTTGGCCCAGATATCGAGGAAGGGCTGCACCGCCGCCCATCCGGCCTCGATGCCGTCGGCGCGCTGGAACAGCGTCTGGTCGCCGATGAAGAGATCGTAGAGCAGCGATTCATAGCCGGTCGTCTTGGCAATATCGAATTTGTCGGCATAGCGGAAATCGAGTGACACCGGCACGGTATCGACCGAAAGCCCCGGCGATTTGATCGAGATTTCCATGCTCATGCCCTCGTCGGGCTGCACCTGGATCACCAGCCGGTTCGGCGGCAGGCGGCGCTTGACGTCGGTCTCGCGAAACTGCGCGAAGGGAACGGGCTGGAAGGTGATGACGATCTCGGTGTCGCGCGCCGTCAGCGCCTTGCCCGTCCTGAGATAGAACGGCACGCCGGCCCAGCGCCAGGTATCGGCATAGAGCTTCAGCGCCACGAAGGTCTCGGTCCTGCTGTCGGGCGAGACGTCCTTGGTATCGCGATAGGCCGGAAGCTCAGCACCGTTGAGCGGGCCAGCGCCATAGGCGCCGCGCACGCCATGCGACTTGGCCTCTTCCGGCGTATAGATGCGCAGCGCCTTCAGCACCTTGCTCTTCTCGTTGCGGATCGCTTCGGCATCGAAGCTGTTCGGCGGCTCCATGGCGATCATCGCCAGCAGTTGAAAGAGATGGTTCGGCACCATGTCGCGCAGGGCGCCGGTCGCATCGTAGAATTTGCCGCGGCTGCCGACATCGACGATCTCGGCGGCGGTGATCTGCACATGGTCGATGTAGCGGCTGTTCCACAAAGATTCGATCATCATGTTGGCGAAACGCGCCGTCATCAGGTTCTGCACGGTTTCCTTGCCGAGGAAATGGTCGAGCCGGTAGACTTGGCTCTCCCCGACCTGCGCGAGAATCTGCGCATTGAGCGCCTGCGCCGAAGCGAGATCGGTGCCGAACGGCTTTTCGATGGCGACGCGGCGGAAGACGCCGTCGCTTTCATCGGTCAGCCCGTGGGCGGCGAGCTTCTCGACGATCGTGCCGAAGAAGGAGGGTGGCACCGCGAGATAGAAGGCGGCATTCGCATGCGGCCCCAGCCTCTTGCCGATCTCGACGAAAATATCGTCCTTGGTGAAATCCCCGGACGTATAGGAAATTCGCCGGCGCAGGCTTTCCCAGGCCTCGTCCTTCACCATCGGCTCTTCGCCGCTCAGATGGCTGAGGAATTGGTCGAGCCGCCCGCGTAGGAATTCGTCGTCACCCGGTTCGATGCCGATGCCGAGAATGTGGAGATCCTCGCCGACGAGGCGGCTGCGCGTCAGATTGATGATCGCCGGCACCAGCAGGCGGCGCGTCAGGTCTCCCGTGGCGCCGAAGATGACGAGGGTGACCGGCGGGGTAGGGGCAGCGTCCATGTGTCATCTCCTTGGATTTTCCGGCCGACTATACTGCGCGCCGGTCTCGCCGCAAGCACCATGCGGGCGAGGGATAACAGGCATTTGACACCATCCGGGGCGCCCGAGCTCGCGTCGCCTTGCTTGGCGGGGGTCAGCGTCAGCCTTTCACCGCCACCATGAAAATTCTCGGAAACCGCAGCAGCACCCGCCCATCCGACATCTTGGGATAGGCCTTTTCCAACCGCTCCAGGTAATCGGCCAAGAATGCCTCGCGATGCTCTTCGCCGGCATGGGCGAGATAGGGCATCAGCCCGGTTCCCTTCACCCATTCGACGATATCAGCCGCATCCGCCATCGGGTGATTGTAGACGGTGTGCCAGATATCGACGCGCGCGGCTTTGGCGATCAGCCGGCTGTAATAGGTGGATGGCGGCGGCAGCGGCTTGCGGCGCACGCTCTTCGCCTCGAAGGCGGATTTCCACGGGCCGGCATGGGCGGTCTCCTCCATCGCCAGATGCGAGGGTTCGCCGAGATTATCGGGCATCTGCACGGCCAGGACGCCGCCTTCGGAAAGCCCGTCCATCAGCCGGTCGAAGATATCGAGATGATCGGGCAGCCATTGGAAGACGGCATTGGCAAACAGCAGGTCGGCGGGTTCGTCCGGCTGCCAGCGGGTGAGATCGGCCTCGACGAAGGCAGTGCCCGGAAGCCGCTTGCGCGCCGCCTCCAGCATGTTCATGTCGCTGTCGACGCCCGAGACGCCCTGCGCCCCGTAGCGCTCGATGATCAGCTCGGTCGAATTGCCCGGGCCACAGCCGAGATCGATGGCATGACGAAGGTTTTGCAGCGGCACCTGTGCCAACAGGTCGCGCGCCGGTCGCGTGCGCTCATCCTCGAATTTCACATATTGGTTGGCGGACCATGCCATGGCGTTCACTCCTGCTGTCAGGTCACATCGTCCATGCGGTGGATACGGATCTTGTCGATGTTGCGGCCGTCGAGATTGACGATCTCATCGGCGAAGTCGCCGGCGACGAAGGCACGCGCCGATCTTCACTCAGCCGACACAAGTATTTTGTCCACGCGCCTCCCGTCGAGATCGACGACTTCGAAGCGCCATCCATCTCTCGTGAAGCTCTCGCCCAATTCCGGCAGATGTTTCAACTCTTCCAACACCAGGCCGGCAACAGTCTGATATTCCAAGTCGCCATCGAGCTTGAGGTTTAAGAATTCAGCGAACTCGTCAATTGGCGTCCAGCCCGACACGAGATAAGAGCCGTCGTCTCGACGAGCGATGGCCTGTTCATCGACCGGTCCCTCCTGCAGAGCCCCCATGATTGCTTCCAAAATGTCACCTGACGAGACAACCCCCTCGAAGTGGCCGTACTCGTCGAAAACCAGCACCATGTGAACGGGCGATTTCCTGATGGCTTCAATCACATTGATGGCAGTTGAAAGGTCTGAAACCACCGGGACGTCTTGCGTCAGAGCCTTGATGTCGGCACTGCCGTGTTCGGACATCGCGTCGTAGAAGTCCTTGACCGGAAGGATGCCGATCACCTCGTCCGAACTGCCTTTTCGAACGGGCAATCGCGACCGCTTCGTCCTGTGCAACTGGGTCCGAATTTCATCAAGGCTGTCGTCGATATCAATAATTTCGACGTCCCGCCGGGGCGTCATAAGCGCTCGGGCAGTACGATCCGCCAGCCGCATGACACCTGAAATCATCGCGGACTCTTCGCTTTCGATCACTCCAGCCGACTGCGCCTCGGCCAGAACAGTTTTGATTTCTGCGTCAGAGACATTGTCGCC
This Rhizobium brockwellii DNA region includes the following protein-coding sequences:
- a CDS encoding outer membrane protein, coding for MHIRLVACAVLALSVAVPAVAADLTYETPAAPSAGQVSSAYDWSGFYLGAQGGYSWSQAKILGSDQDIDSGMSGLHAGYNFQSGNIVYGIENDFNYNFEKNDNASLEWDASGRARVGYAWDRTLFFATAGVAAGGGKVDIPAAGKKDGILIGWTAGGGIEHAVTDNILVRGEYRHSDFGNKDFGSTIGDVGAMQDKVLFGTSYKF
- the zwf gene encoding glucose-6-phosphate dehydrogenase, yielding MDAAPTPPVTLVIFGATGDLTRRLLVPAIINLTRSRLVGEDLHILGIGIEPGDDEFLRGRLDQFLSHLSGEEPMVKDEAWESLRRRISYTSGDFTKDDIFVEIGKRLGPHANAAFYLAVPPSFFGTIVEKLAAHGLTDESDGVFRRVAIEKPFGTDLASAQALNAQILAQVGESQVYRLDHFLGKETVQNLMTARFANMMIESLWNSRYIDHVQITAAEIVDVGSRGKFYDATGALRDMVPNHLFQLLAMIAMEPPNSFDAEAIRNEKSKVLKALRIYTPEEAKSHGVRGAYGAGPLNGAELPAYRDTKDVSPDSRTETFVALKLYADTWRWAGVPFYLRTGKALTARDTEIVITFQPVPFAQFRETDVKRRLPPNRLVIQVQPDEGMSMEISIKSPGLSVDTVPVSLDFRYADKFDIAKTTGYESLLYDLFIGDQTLFQRADGIEAGWAAVQPFLDIWAKDESVPDAYAPGSMGPICADELIQRDRREWHELGVILHKDGK
- a CDS encoding metal-dependent hydrolase, giving the protein MLIAHLPAGYLLGSAARQRSAAPGIMTAALIGSVLPDFDMVYFFLTGGKVDHHDYVSHWPLFWLGFAATALPAIGRLAPDWLPTAAVFFAAVMLHMVMDTVAAPMLWLAPFDWSKFELTTVPATYGNWVVSFMLHWTFALELLICVTALIVAVCRNRRVGGRQQA
- a CDS encoding NUDIX hydrolase is translated as MTVWRPSQQIRVKVIGLAWRKDRLLAAEVEDDSGRIKGVRPLGGAIEFGESREEALHREFREELETDIRIVGPWHLLENIYEHHGATGHEFIFAADIELADASLYERDEIHYSELDETAATARWFGRDSLRDVGIDLYPTGLDRLLSRWRD
- a CDS encoding ABC-F family ATP-binding cassette domain-containing protein, whose product is MPASITLSQISWSAPDGRPLFSNLDLSFGAERTGLVGRNGVGKTTLLKLVAGEIQPHSGTVSVGGSLGVLRQSVQVAPEETIADLFGVTGALAILRRAEAGEATADELASADWRLEARIAAALNRTGLDALPETPLAVLSGGQRTRAGLAALVFTEPDFLLLDEPTNNLDREGREAVIALMSGWRAGAIIVSHDRELLESVDAIVELTSLGATRYGGNWSHYRERKALELAAARHDLTEAEKRMAEVARKAQATVERQAQRDSTGRKMAAKGGIPRIMLGGMKERSETTGGDNARLAERRRAQALDEARAAREKIEILQPLSVTLPPTGLPTSKTVLKMDGVTSGYQPGDPVIRNLSFDVTGPERIAVTGSNGSGKTTLLALITGELKSWAGTVNVLTDLSMLDQKVSLLDPSASIRDNFRRINPQADENTCRAALARFMFRADAALQTVSTLSGGQLLRAGLACVLGSAPPPLLILDEPTNHLDIESISAVEAGLRAYDGALLVVSHDETFLRSIGITRRLELSPADPE
- a CDS encoding ABC-F family ATP-binding cassette domain-containing protein; the protein is MTLINIRNLGVTLGNPLFSKLNLVVNGGDRIGLVAANGRGKSTLLACITGALEPSEGEITKARGLTVGHVAQNVPPALFDMPFYDAVLQALPADQAESESWRVDVVLESLDMPEAMRSRPLKQLSGGWQRLAMLARTWVSEPDVLLLDEPTNHLDLEKIAQLESWLNALPRDVPVILSSHDRAFLDATTNRTLFLRPEQSPVFALPYTRARAALDEADASEARRYERDMKVAEQLRKQAAKLNNIGINSGSDLLVVKTKQLRQRAGKLEDAAKPAHLERSAGAIRLTNRGTHAKVLMTLEDAAVTTPDGTLLFKTGRQFICQGDRIVLLGLNGAGKSRLVSMLKQAIERPETAWDSIKATPSLVLGYGDQALADLADTDTPIGTIIRRFDVGDQRARGLLAGAGMTIDMQAKPIGQLSGGQKARLGMLVLRLAEPNFYLLDEPTNHLDIEGQEALEGELMAHEASCLLVSHDRSFVRAVGNRFWLIERKRLVEAESPEGFFASVGSGV
- a CDS encoding type II toxin-antitoxin system ParD family antitoxin encodes the protein MPNVALGNHYEEFVRKQLESGRYNNASEVVRAGLRLLEDHEAARERWLNEEIPARYDDLVNKPGLGIPAEAVRARFETKRRNDAAKAK
- a CDS encoding helicase HerA-like C-terminal domain-containing protein, which gives rise to MIEEGKIFIGASRNPDDSINKPEYLDLKFGNRHGLVTGATGTGKTVTLQVLAEGFSRAGVPVFAADIKGDLSGIAAKGEPKDFLTKRAEQIGFTDYEFDQFPVIFWDLFGEKGHRVRTTIAEMGPLLLARLMDASEPQEGVINIAFKIADQGGLPLLDLKDFSSLLNYMGENASQLSNQYGLISKASVGSIQRALLVLEQQGAEHFFGEPALKISDIMRTSNNGYGQISVLAADKLMMNPRLYATFLLWLLSELFEELPEVGDPDKPKLVFFFDEAHLLFNDAPKVLTERVEQVVRLIRSKGVGVYFVTQNPLDVPETVLAQLGNRAQHALRAYSPREQKAVRTAADTFRANPAFDCATVITNLGTGEALVSTLEAKGAPSIVERTLVRPPSGRVGPVTDDERRQIMDRSPVLGIYDEDIDRESAFELLAARAKKAADADAAKRAQEEAPQQQGNTTSGWSLPGFGGGNDDDNQGRGQSRGRTSGYQRETVVEAAMKSVARTVATQVGRALVRGILGSLKR
- the tam gene encoding trans-aconitate 2-methyltransferase, producing MAWSANQYVKFEDERTRPARDLLAQVPLQNLRHAIDLGCGPGNSTELIIERYGAQGVSGVDSDMNMLEAARKRLPGTAFVEADLTRWQPDEPADLLFANAVFQWLPDHLDIFDRLMDGLSEGGVLAVQMPDNLGEPSHLAMEETAHAGPWKSAFEAKSVRRKPLPPPSTYYSRLIAKAARVDIWHTVYNHPMADAADIVEWVKGTGLMPYLAHAGEEHREAFLADYLERLEKAYPKMSDGRVLLRFPRIFMVAVKG